The genomic stretch ctggggttttcaccgcataatcggatcatcctactcacgattgggcctcgcgctcacgcacggtgatcgtaagccagccctagacaaggcctaaaaaccaacactaggttgatcctcggaacgtcctgtctaggggcagcaaactacaccccgcatgccgctggatcctccaaccctttgtaaggcctaactattgcagatattaaactaatccttgatgaatcaaggagcgaccgtaacggatcggatctactaaacgatgatcaagcggggtgccgtccctgcacccacgatgaggtacaaggacggctagatgcgcaagggttgcactacgaaagcatatgatcctaagaacaatgctaaccctaacgcatctatgataactacgttgctcgccatcaaaaaggcttcagcacgagcaacgcatgaacaactaggcaggctcgtgctgcctagatcgcgagatgcgatctaggcagcatggtgcttaccggaggaaccctcgagacgaaggagttggcgatgcgccgagattggtttgtgttgaacgttggttgttgtttattccataaaccctagatacatatttatagtccagcggactttctaatgtggacgtgcaccaaaccgtgcacgagataaactctaacttctacgtagcctactatataaagatacaggggctaactagcccaaactctgcgcaataaaggccgattcacctatttcctgatgtacatatcttcaagtccatcttgatcgcggcccacctctggcttggtcaaattctggtgataacaattccaAGCTCTCTTATCTTGAAGTGTTCAATCATGTGGCAACGTTTTGGGTAAGCGTTATTTTATTAATCTTTATTTGGTGTTGAAGTCATTGAACATTTGATGCCTTGCTAGTCCCTTTTATGCTCCCTTATTTGTGTGCGCATTAAATATCTTAATCAAATATCCTGCAGTATATCAGTGTGTAACTAAGTAATTAGTTTTAGTGCGAGTATCTGGTTTTGCTGAAATCATGTATATTGTGTCTGAAGTAGAACGGTAGAGAAAATACATGTTGTGTCATCACACCTTTTGTGCTCCATTTTGCACTCAGGATAAATTGAAAGTTTATGTTCTAATCATATTTTCCCTGTGAACTGAATGATTTAATGTCTAGGCAACTTGCTCGACCCCAGCTTGGCATGAAGCTAGGGACATTGGGATTTCTAGGCATTCCccgtgttgacttcatgtcacttAATTTCAATATTTCCTCTGGTCTCATTGTAGGAGAGGTACACCTAACTGATCAAGCCATTTATCTATGCGTAAATTATGTTGTAACCAAGACATAACTCCTGCAAATTATTACCAGATTTCAGCAAAATGTGATGCTGAGAAGCTTGGCATTAGGGCAGGGGATGTTATTTTTTCATGCCAGAAAAAACGTGTTTCAAGTATTGTTCAGGTAAAAATTGTAGTCCTTATAAGTATACATCCGACATTTTGTTTTACTAGGTTCTGCATGTGTATTTCAGCTGGAAGATGTGCTGTTGGGTGTTGGTGCGGAACATCTTGAGAAGAGCAATGATCTCAGCTCTAAAGTTGATGTTGAGGTCTGTTCCTATCCACATCCAGAAAGTGCCCAAACTATTATGCATTTTCGTTTGAAGTTACCCTCATTGATCTCACCAAAAAATATTCCTCCTTTTGTCTCCACAGATTGGTGTATTTCATGTGCGCAAACGCAAAAAGAGTGACATTATTTTAAGAGTAGAGTTGTCAGATCGTCTTGAAGTTTTTCACTCAGGTAATACATATACCTCCTTTGGCATATTATAGATCGTATTAATGTGCCTTGTTCATATTAATTTTTTTGCAATGAAAACTCTTAGTACATGAGGCAATATGCAAATATAACCTCACTTTTTGACGCAATGCATAAGAACTTTGGCACCTTGGTATCCAGGCGGGTAAGGTAGCAATCAAGCTCCAGCTTCTGAACATGTACATCCCTTGTCATCAATGAGGAGTCTCATCTGTCTCCATAGAATCCTTAGATACCATCCATGTCGCtcaacaacaacaagaaaaaaGCCTTTTGTCCCAAGCAAGTTCGGGCAGTCTAGGTCCACCCACACCGCTTGCTGGAAAATAATGGAATTCCTGAACTTCCATAGGATCCAAAGAGTGGCAGACATAACAATATTTAGATGTATATCTGTTTTTCTTATCCAGCAACCATCATTTAGCCACCTAATCAAAATTGTGGTACTCCCTCCGTATCAAAATAAGCTACTCAAGTTTGTCTAGATACCGTTGTATATAGACatatttttagtgtgtagatacatccgtatataGAAAAAAGCTGAACAACatattttttttgacaatcaataccacatatattcatagtaacaaatagtacatggtagagatacatgaactgactccaatgattacaaaataaagtctaaaagatagtaacaaatcttcgaggtcttcaaattctttcttcttccagaacacaatcttgtactcttctgaaggcagcgaaaaatagataacgaaccatagacctgtaaataccgacgaaagttctcccataattttttgagccgcaacgccaaggctgcgtgcacgcacgcaaccattaaagcagtcattcaacatcggcaagagtaccaacaccagtatgtcagagaataacaaccgactagctttgtcgtcgtcgatggagagccgagagtacgaatcaccattgtcgaggacgtagcagctggGACAAAAACTgcaaggataatcctcctc from Lolium rigidum isolate FL_2022 chromosome 4, APGP_CSIRO_Lrig_0.1, whole genome shotgun sequence encodes the following:
- the LOC124646680 gene encoding uncharacterized protein LOC124646680; the encoded protein is MWQRFGQLARPQLGMKLGTLGFLGIPRVDFMSLNFNISSGLIVGEISAKCDAEKLGIRAGDVIFSCQKKRVSSIVQLEDVLLGVGAEHLEKSNDLSSKVDVEIGVFHVRKRKKSDIILRVELSDRLEVFHSDDEDAKAVGIKGEEATGIS